In the genome of Triticum urartu cultivar G1812 chromosome 5, Tu2.1, whole genome shotgun sequence, one region contains:
- the LOC125509170 gene encoding MND1-interacting protein 1, translating to MAGQPRERGSRAARKGRPVRTPATLLALNPTPDPDLSAQASDDVSPWGRSTADELEDRLLKRLEEAYAAALAGLAELGYAEDAALRAVLRAGHCYGKLDDPVDNIVANARSFLNDPDAPGGAGGFADLRRLEEYSLAGLVCLLQSSRPTISRVEAMWCLLANDLRLEQAINMGASFTDKSPHSGFSTAESEAPSPAAPVPGQRGYCHFHATTATENHMFDPETFMRLAMRAHTDSTRPHTESTAGVVSCVKNTWSRSGGSAAPAPAAPDGQGQPKQSFAMKVSTDDLIESVVMELESLDIDKKDPPAEKPDPKNEMVHDLIKQTREMEEQLKERKEWAQKKAVQAARKLGNDLTELRMLRMEHDDNQRRKNDKQSLEDETMKRLTRLEYELKKKSGQLDRSNASVQKLEMENAEIRAEMEAAKLSASETERQCQILLKKEKKDSKKLELWERQKAKLQEEIAECKAKIAQADKELAGVNKSIRNMEVKIREDTKATEDNLALAEQERGKRESAKADADRRLEEIRRKTEVESQCYKDDLRRLQDQLSRLQKSMGANAPTVPSAYPPAMTDRNTARAPKQSNQKAPPTSNRQQEPIQNTGRRRGCIICKREEACVMLLQCAHQVLCVGCNKQHEEKGAVRCPSCNAKIEERIRVFGASSN from the exons ATGGCCGGCCAGCCCCGCGAACGCGGCTCCCGCGCCGCGCGCAAGGGCCGCCCCGTCCGCACGCCAGCGACCCTGCTCGCCCTTAACCCCACCCCCGATCCCGATCTGTCCGCGCAGGCCTCCGACGACGTCTCTCCGTGGGGCCGCTCAACGGCGGACGAGCTGGAGGACCGCCTCCTCAAGAGGCTGGAGGAGGCCTACGCGGCGGCGCTGGCCGGCCTCGCTGAGCTCGGCTACGCCGAGGACGCCGCGCTCCGGGCCGTCCTCCGCGCGGGCCACTGCTACGGCAAGCTTGACGACCCTGTCGATAACATCGTCGCCAACGCCCGCTCCTTCCTCAACGATCCAGACGCCCCCGGCGGAGCCGGCGGGTTCGCCGACCTCCGCCGCCTCGAGGAGTACTCCCTAGCGGGCCTCGTCTGCCTCCTTCAGAGCAGCCGCCCCACCATCTCCCGTGTCGAGGCCATGTGGTGCCTCCTCGCCAACGATCTCCGCCTCGAGCAGGCCATCAACATGGGAGCTTCCTTCACCGATAAGTCGCCCCACTCCGGCTTCTCCACCGCCGAGAGTGAGGCGCCTTCCCCGGCCGCACCCGTCCCAGGGCAGCGTGGCTACTGCCACTTCCATGCGACCACGGCCACAGAGAACCACATGTTTGACCCTGAAACATTCATGCGTCTTGCGATGCGCGCCCACACTGACAGCACGCGCCCGCACACTGAGAGCACTGCCGGCGTGGTCTCCTGCGTCAAGAATACATGGTCACGGTCCGGCGGCAGCGCTGCTCCGGCCCCTGCTGCCCCAGATGGGCAGGGGCAGCCCAAGCAGTCCTTTGCTATGAAGGTGTCCACCGATGATCTCATTGAGTCTGTGGTGATGGAGCTTGAGTCGCTGGACATTGACAAGAAGGACCCTCCTGCGGAGAAGCCTGATCCCAAGAATGAGATGGTGCATGACCTCATTAAACAGACACGGGAGATGGAGGAGCAGCTCAAGGAGCGCAAGGAGTGGGCCCAGAAGAAGGCGGTACAGGCTGCTCGTAAACTTGGCAATGATCTCACTGAGTTGCGCATGCTGCGGATGGAGCATGACGATAACCAGCGGCGGAAGAATGATAAGCAGTCACTGGAGGATGAGACAATGAAGCGCCTCACTCGTCTGGAGTATGAGCTGAAGAAGAAGAGTGGGCAGCTTGACCGGAGTAATGCTAGTGTGCAGAAACTGGAAATGGAGAATGCGGAAATACGTGCTGAGATGGAAGCCGCGAAGCTGAGTGCATCGGAGACTGAACGGCAATGCCAGATACTGCTAAAGAAAGAGAAGAAAGACAGCAAAAAGCTTGAGCTGTGGGAGCGGCAAAAGGCCAAGCTGCAGGAGGAGATTGCTGAATGCAAGGCAAAGATCGCACAGGCAGATAAGGAGCTGGCTGGGGTCAACAAGTCAATAAGAAATATGGAG GTTAAAATAAGAGAAGACACAAAGGCCACAGAAGACAACTTGGCACTTGCAGAACAGGAACGTGGGAAGCGGGAATCTGCGAAAGCTGATGCTGATCGCCGACTTGAAGAAATTCGCCGGAAGACAGAAGTAGAGTCCCAGTGCTACAAAGATGACCTCCGGAGGCTCCAGGATCAGTTATCCCGTCTGCAGAAGTCCATGGGTGCAAATGCGCCGACAGTTCCATCAGCCTATCCTCCGGCTATGACTGACCGCAATACAGCGCGGGCACCCAAGCAGTCCAACCAGAAGGCACCGCCCACATCCAACAGGCAGCAGGAGCCTATCCAGAATACAGGCCGCCGCAGAGGCTGCATTATCTGCAAGAGGGAGGAGGCTTGCGTGATGCTGCTGCAGTGTGCTCACCAGGTGCTGTGTGTCGGCTGCAACAAGCAGCATGAGGAGAAAGGCGCAGTTCGCTGCCCCAGCTGCAACGCCAAGATCGAGGAGAGGATCAGGGTTTTCGGTGCCTCCTCCAACTGA